A window from Streptomyces sp. NBC_00271 encodes these proteins:
- a CDS encoding amidohydrolase family protein, which produces MVHDAHRHIGVLPAHPFYGGPPVHPDVSARATVKQLVADLDAEGTERALVIPNYGVPDPAVAFSFNELAIEAAQSDDRIRAGLWVSPRPEDEHRTAQALALAREDGVRALKLSFLLGGRASDPACRPVLDRIFHEAARLNLVVHVHTSPGAASDIDEVGLLVDRYADRVALHLVHFGGGMSGHIKLVGSRFFDWIEAGKRVYTDLSWAIGFAPYWLAREIERRGIGHDRVLFASDQPWGDYVGEYARMTAATGGGELGERVFRDTFAALYD; this is translated from the coding sequence ATGGTCCACGACGCACACCGTCACATCGGTGTCCTGCCCGCCCACCCCTTCTACGGCGGTCCGCCCGTCCACCCCGACGTCAGCGCCCGCGCCACCGTCAAGCAACTCGTCGCCGACCTCGACGCCGAGGGCACCGAACGCGCCCTCGTCATCCCCAACTACGGCGTCCCCGACCCCGCCGTCGCCTTCTCCTTCAACGAACTGGCCATCGAGGCCGCCCAGAGCGACGACCGCATCCGGGCCGGCCTGTGGGTCTCCCCGCGCCCCGAGGACGAGCACCGCACCGCACAGGCGCTCGCCCTGGCCCGCGAGGACGGCGTACGCGCCCTCAAGCTCAGCTTCCTGTTGGGCGGCCGCGCCTCCGACCCCGCCTGCCGCCCCGTACTCGACCGGATCTTCCACGAGGCGGCACGCCTGAACCTCGTCGTACACGTCCACACCTCGCCCGGCGCCGCCTCCGACATCGACGAGGTCGGACTTCTCGTCGACCGGTACGCCGACCGGGTCGCCCTCCACCTCGTGCACTTCGGCGGCGGAATGAGCGGCCACATCAAACTCGTCGGCTCACGCTTCTTCGACTGGATCGAGGCCGGCAAACGCGTCTACACCGATCTCTCCTGGGCCATCGGCTTCGCCCCGTACTGGCTGGCCCGGGAGATCGAGCGCCGCGGCATCGGCCACGACCGCGTGCTCTTCGCGAGCGACCAGCCATGGGGCGACTACGTGGGCGAGTACGCCCGGATGACCGCCGCGACCGGCGGTGGCGAACTCGGCGAGCGGGTCTTCAGGGACACCTTCGCCGCGCTCTACGACTGA
- a CDS encoding alpha/beta hydrolase family protein, producing MNRTRRIAVTAVAVLAALAGTPGLAQAQHPAKAEPLTQKADSALPPGWRVTGKGLARELVWRSDRAVPVGDARVEFRSAGRLLGIPKAAKDGHTFRLALRGATPLRDLQVLAAGRRLDAPADNTGKKPKNSLKAAQPPAPLPANSVDPGRPGGYRTVTGEYRLDPVKLPGFAQPVEMQAVVVAPTGATGRRPLALFLHGRHPTCFKPGGSEDDVTLEWPCSAGTRPIPSHKGYLKDQKLLASQGYVTVSISANGINGQDGDVEDGGAQARSSLVRQHLAKWADWAAHPGTAPAAVPDAAEADLSRVLLVGHSRGGEGVNRAAMDSLYPPPAAQDGYRGPVRWKIRGTVLIGPTIFGQNPVADVPSTTILPGCDGDVSDLQGEVYVDGTRGVSRGTALHSAVYVVGANHNFFNTEWTPGKSEAPSFDDFWDDPEQRPDPVCSTSARTRLTADQQHQAGATYIAAAARLFVAGDDRVRPLLDGSGRRAPSADPARVLTHAVGARRTGGFLPDAPVKVTGGRLCSALDPDPAVACLDPDAAGRSPHFARWWTEKEAGRGAVALKWSAPGATTKVRPAAPVSLSGAKSLALRVFVPPNTTGTPLDVAVTDSSGHRAELGQVKVDGLPGTERTSSYWARELRVPLTAAIRAGLDLRHVKSLELTPRSPSGQAWLMDAWGWAPGTPAASAASLPRVDIGRLTVKEGDSGTLTYHIPVQVSGHGSGKVRFSVLDPDTGQAEDKLVTVRPGSAPIDVPVKVKGDTRFGYDEQYDVVAKAVRGAVIGSYRGGVTAANDDPAPAVTLTPVTDRVTEGGTLTWRISLSEPAEVDILQPMRLLPVTEGAELSTKDVDPQWLTDHAGELPDPERALSLANLWVGTDIPAGTTTADFTVPTVKDQLAEPAESLRLALTDDNAEPLPDHPVLTGTVVDAPQ from the coding sequence TTGAACCGTACCCGGCGAATAGCGGTCACCGCCGTGGCCGTTCTCGCGGCCCTGGCGGGCACACCGGGACTGGCCCAGGCCCAACATCCCGCCAAGGCAGAGCCGTTGACGCAGAAGGCGGACAGCGCGCTGCCACCGGGCTGGCGCGTCACCGGAAAGGGCCTCGCGCGTGAGCTGGTCTGGCGGTCGGACAGGGCCGTACCCGTGGGCGACGCCCGTGTCGAGTTCCGCTCGGCCGGCCGACTGCTCGGCATACCGAAGGCGGCCAAGGACGGCCACACGTTCCGGCTCGCTCTCCGCGGAGCCACCCCGCTCAGGGACCTTCAAGTCCTGGCGGCCGGGCGCCGGTTGGACGCGCCTGCCGACAACACCGGCAAGAAACCGAAGAATTCCCTGAAGGCCGCGCAGCCCCCGGCCCCGCTCCCGGCGAACTCCGTGGACCCGGGCAGGCCGGGCGGGTACCGCACGGTCACCGGCGAGTACCGCCTCGACCCGGTGAAGCTCCCCGGCTTCGCCCAGCCGGTCGAGATGCAGGCCGTCGTCGTCGCACCCACCGGCGCCACCGGCAGGCGACCGCTCGCCCTCTTCCTCCACGGCCGCCACCCCACCTGCTTCAAGCCGGGCGGGTCCGAGGACGACGTGACCCTCGAGTGGCCCTGCTCGGCCGGCACCCGGCCGATCCCGAGCCACAAGGGCTACCTGAAGGACCAGAAGCTGCTGGCCTCCCAGGGCTATGTGACGGTGTCGATCTCGGCGAACGGCATCAACGGCCAGGACGGGGACGTCGAGGACGGCGGTGCGCAGGCGCGCTCCTCACTGGTGCGACAGCACCTCGCCAAGTGGGCCGACTGGGCCGCCCACCCGGGCACCGCCCCGGCGGCCGTGCCCGACGCGGCCGAGGCCGACCTGTCCCGGGTGCTGCTCGTCGGCCACTCGCGCGGCGGCGAGGGAGTCAACCGGGCCGCCATGGACAGCCTCTACCCGCCGCCCGCCGCGCAGGACGGCTACCGGGGCCCGGTGCGCTGGAAGATCCGCGGGACCGTCCTCATCGGACCGACGATCTTCGGCCAGAATCCGGTGGCCGACGTGCCGTCCACGACGATCCTCCCCGGCTGCGACGGTGACGTCTCCGACCTCCAGGGCGAGGTGTACGTCGATGGGACGCGCGGGGTCAGCCGGGGCACCGCCCTGCACAGCGCCGTCTACGTGGTCGGCGCCAACCACAACTTCTTCAACACCGAGTGGACGCCGGGCAAGTCCGAGGCACCCTCCTTCGACGACTTCTGGGACGACCCGGAACAGCGGCCCGACCCGGTGTGCTCCACGAGCGCCCGCACCCGGCTGACCGCCGACCAGCAGCACCAGGCCGGCGCCACCTACATCGCCGCCGCGGCGCGGCTGTTCGTCGCCGGCGACGACCGGGTGCGTCCGCTGCTCGACGGCTCGGGTCGGCGCGCCCCCTCGGCCGACCCGGCCCGCGTGCTGACCCACGCGGTCGGCGCCCGCCGCACGGGCGGCTTCCTGCCCGACGCCCCGGTGAAGGTGACCGGCGGCAGGCTGTGCTCGGCGCTCGACCCCGACCCGGCCGTGGCATGTCTCGACCCCGACGCCGCGGGGAGGTCGCCGCACTTCGCTCGGTGGTGGACGGAGAAGGAGGCCGGCCGCGGCGCGGTCGCGCTGAAGTGGTCGGCGCCGGGCGCGACGACAAAGGTCCGTCCCGCCGCTCCGGTGTCCCTCTCGGGCGCCAAGAGCCTTGCGCTTCGCGTGTTCGTGCCGCCGAACACGACCGGCACCCCACTGGACGTGGCCGTGACCGACTCCTCCGGCCACCGCGCCGAGCTCGGCCAGGTCAAGGTCGACGGGCTGCCCGGCACCGAGCGCACCTCCTCGTACTGGGCGCGCGAGCTGCGCGTCCCGCTGACCGCGGCCATCCGCGCCGGCCTCGACCTGAGGCACGTCAAGTCCCTTGAACTGACCCCGCGTTCGCCGTCCGGACAGGCCTGGCTGATGGATGCCTGGGGCTGGGCCCCCGGTACCCCGGCGGCCAGTGCCGCGTCGCTGCCGCGCGTCGACATCGGTCGACTCACCGTCAAGGAGGGCGACTCGGGCACCCTCACTTACCACATCCCGGTCCAGGTCTCCGGGCACGGCAGCGGCAAGGTCCGCTTCTCCGTCCTCGACCCGGACACCGGACAGGCCGAGGACAAGCTGGTCACGGTACGGCCGGGCAGCGCCCCCATCGACGTGCCCGTGAAGGTGAAGGGCGACACGCGCTTCGGCTACGACGAGCAGTACGACGTCGTCGCGAAGGCCGTGCGCGGCGCCGTCATCGGCTCGTACCGGGGCGGGGTCACCGCGGCGAACGACGACCCCGCGCCCGCGGTCACCCTGACGCCGGTCACGGACCGGGTGACCGAGGGAGGGACGCTGACGTGGCGGATCTCGCTCTCCGAGCCCGCCGAGGTGGACATCCTGCAGCCGATGCGGTTGCTTCCGGTCACCGAGGGCGCCGAGCTGTCCACCAAGGACGTGGACCCGCAATGGCTGACGGACCACGCCGGTGAGCTCCCCGACCCGGAGCGCGCCCTCTCCCTGGCGAACCTGTGGGTGGGGACGGACATCCCGGCCGGGACCACCACCGCCGACTTCACCGTGCCGACGGTGAAGGACCAACTGGCCGAGCCGGCCGAGTCGCTACGCCTCGCGCTGACCGACGACAACGCCGAACCGCTTCCCGACCATCCCGTGCTGACGGGCACGGTGGTGGACGCACCGCAGTAG
- a CDS encoding inorganic phosphate transporter, translating to MGTVSFLLVVVVLTALAFDFTNGFHDTANSMATSIATGALRPRVAVAVAGALNLAGAFLSTEVAKTISGGIVDDAKVSLVMIFAGLVGALLWNLLTWLAGLPSSSSHALFGGLIGAVWVGAGASAVQFGAIVEKILIPAVVSPLVACVVALLATYFAYVITRRTAPDQARRGFRRGQVGSASLVALAHGTNDAQKTMGVITLALISTGALAHDSAPPWWVVLLSGMAIALGTYTGGWRIIRTMGKGLTDIEAPQGFAAETSATAVILASSHMGFPLSTTQVCTGSILGAGLGRRLAQVRWGVAGRIALSWLLTLPAAAAVGGAAAWTAGHGTAGVALVAAVAAAAAAGFWALSRHRPVTPDNVNELPARPAECVEQPAA from the coding sequence GTGGGTACCGTCTCGTTCCTCCTCGTCGTGGTCGTCCTGACGGCCCTGGCGTTCGACTTCACCAACGGGTTCCACGACACGGCCAACTCGATGGCGACGTCGATCGCCACCGGGGCCCTGAGACCGCGCGTGGCCGTCGCCGTCGCGGGAGCACTGAATCTGGCGGGCGCGTTCCTGTCCACGGAGGTTGCCAAGACCATCTCCGGCGGCATCGTGGACGATGCCAAGGTCTCCCTGGTGATGATCTTCGCCGGGCTGGTCGGCGCTCTCCTGTGGAACCTGCTGACCTGGCTCGCCGGGCTGCCGTCGAGTTCGTCGCACGCGCTGTTCGGCGGGCTGATCGGCGCGGTGTGGGTGGGCGCCGGCGCATCCGCGGTGCAGTTCGGAGCAATCGTCGAGAAGATCCTGATCCCCGCCGTCGTCTCGCCGCTCGTCGCCTGTGTCGTGGCCCTGCTGGCGACCTACTTCGCGTACGTCATCACCCGGCGGACGGCCCCCGACCAGGCGCGGCGGGGATTCCGCCGGGGGCAGGTCGGTTCGGCGTCGCTGGTGGCGCTGGCCCACGGCACCAACGACGCGCAGAAGACCATGGGGGTCATCACCCTGGCCCTCATCTCCACCGGGGCGCTCGCCCACGACTCCGCGCCGCCCTGGTGGGTGGTACTCCTCTCCGGAATGGCGATCGCGCTCGGCACGTACACGGGCGGGTGGCGCATCATCCGCACCATGGGCAAGGGGCTCACCGACATCGAGGCGCCGCAGGGCTTCGCGGCCGAGACCAGCGCGACGGCCGTGATTCTCGCTTCGTCCCACATGGGATTCCCGCTGTCGACCACGCAGGTGTGCACCGGCAGCATCCTGGGCGCGGGCCTGGGCCGCAGGCTGGCCCAGGTGCGGTGGGGCGTGGCCGGGCGCATCGCACTGTCCTGGCTGCTCACGCTGCCGGCGGCGGCGGCCGTCGGCGGCGCGGCGGCCTGGACCGCCGGTCACGGCACCGCGGGCGTGGCCCTGGTGGCCGCCGTCGCGGCCGCGGCGGCAGCCGGGTTCTGGGCCCTGTCGCGCCACCGGCCCGTGACTCCGGACAACGTCAACGAACTGCCCGCCCGGCCGGCCGAATGCGTGGAACAGCCTGCGGCGTGA
- a CDS encoding MSMEG_0569 family flavin-dependent oxidoreductase: MSPRLAGAHYPVTVVGGGQAGLSVSYCLRERGIEHVVVEAHRVGHEWRERRWDSFCLVTPNWQCKLPGHPYRGSDPDGFMVRDEIVRYLEEYVALFAPPLVEGVSVTGLHRTARGVFELTTTRGGFTADQVVVATGPHHTPAVPRMAERLPGPIEQIHSSRYRNPDRLPDGSVLVVGTGQSGCQIAEDLHLAGRQVHLAVGSAPRVARFYRGRDCVAWLDEMGHYAKSIDSFDDASAVRMRVNHYVTGRDGGRDIDLRAFARDGMRLYGRLTGIDEGVLEFADDLKINLDRADAVADGIKDAIDAYITAHGIQAPDEARYRPVWEPSRQSDALDLAEAGITSVVWSTGFTRDHRWIGIPAFDGRGYPMHRRGATSTPGLYFLGLPWQYSWGSGRFEAVGRDAEFLVDHIDASRRLADVCGALTGAPTELAAALPVG, from the coding sequence GTGAGCCCCCGGCTCGCGGGGGCCCACTATCCGGTGACCGTCGTCGGTGGGGGCCAGGCGGGACTGTCGGTCAGCTACTGCCTGCGCGAGCGCGGTATCGAACACGTCGTCGTCGAGGCGCACCGCGTCGGCCACGAGTGGCGCGAGCGCCGCTGGGACTCGTTCTGCCTGGTCACCCCCAACTGGCAGTGCAAACTGCCCGGTCACCCCTACCGGGGATCCGACCCGGACGGATTCATGGTCCGCGACGAGATCGTGCGCTACCTGGAGGAGTATGTCGCCCTCTTCGCGCCGCCGCTCGTCGAGGGTGTCTCCGTCACCGGACTGCACCGCACCGCCCGAGGAGTCTTCGAACTCACCACCACCCGGGGCGGGTTCACCGCCGACCAGGTGGTCGTCGCCACCGGCCCCCACCACACGCCCGCCGTCCCACGGATGGCCGAGCGGCTGCCCGGCCCGATCGAGCAGATCCACTCCTCCCGCTACCGCAACCCCGACCGGCTCCCCGACGGGTCGGTCCTGGTGGTGGGCACCGGACAGTCCGGCTGCCAGATCGCCGAGGACCTGCACCTCGCGGGACGCCAGGTCCATCTGGCCGTCGGCAGCGCACCCCGGGTGGCCCGCTTCTACCGCGGTCGGGACTGCGTGGCCTGGCTGGACGAGATGGGCCACTACGCCAAGAGCATCGACAGCTTCGACGACGCCTCCGCCGTCCGAATGCGAGTGAACCACTACGTGACCGGGCGGGACGGCGGTCGCGACATCGACCTGCGCGCCTTCGCCCGCGACGGAATGCGGTTGTACGGGCGGCTGACCGGCATCGACGAAGGCGTCCTGGAGTTCGCCGACGACCTCAAGATCAACCTCGACCGGGCCGACGCCGTCGCCGACGGCATCAAGGACGCCATCGACGCGTACATCACCGCGCACGGCATCCAGGCCCCGGACGAGGCCCGCTACCGTCCCGTCTGGGAACCCTCGCGGCAGTCTGACGCACTCGACCTCGCCGAGGCCGGCATCACCTCCGTCGTCTGGTCCACTGGCTTCACCCGTGACCATCGGTGGATCGGGATACCCGCCTTCGACGGCCGCGGCTACCCCATGCACCGGCGTGGCGCCACCAGCACTCCCGGCCTGTACTTCCTGGGTCTGCCCTGGCAGTACTCGTGGGGCTCGGGCCGCTTCGAGGCGGTCGGCAGGGACGCCGAGTTCCTCGTGGACCACATCGACGCCTCGCGTCGCCTCGCGGATGTCTGCGGTGCCCTCACCGGCGCCCCCACCGAACTCGCCGCCGCCCTCCCTGTCGGCTGA
- a CDS encoding MSMEG_0568 family radical SAM protein has protein sequence MSVGTKSTAVDVRITTRAELALHGVRTEAFVRRPDGAGPSDDGHFVLGTGPVDGANAALPRNPASPYSVRDGRVWLGDESGTPTDTGLTLTAVPRPKFYDLTTAEGTPYEHIARLHGADVLATTVVQTCIRYAESDRCRFCTIEESLRSGATTAAKTPAQLAEVAEAAVRLDGVRQMVMTTGTTTGPDRGARNLVRSVRAVLDAVPGLPVQVQCEPPGDLAWIQELYDAGATAIGIHVESLDDAVRRRWMPGKSTVPLTEYEAAWDEAVRVFGPNRVSTYLLVGLGEDPGELIAGAGELIDRGVYPFVVPFRPMHGTLAARDGARAPDAELLRRVTEGVAAKLRAAGMTGADQRAGCAACGACSVLRTAGG, from the coding sequence GTGAGCGTTGGCACCAAGTCGACAGCGGTGGACGTGCGGATCACGACCCGCGCCGAACTCGCCCTGCACGGAGTGCGGACCGAGGCTTTCGTGCGGCGGCCCGACGGCGCGGGACCGAGCGACGACGGACATTTCGTCCTGGGTACCGGTCCCGTCGACGGTGCCAACGCCGCGCTGCCCCGCAACCCCGCGAGCCCCTACTCCGTACGCGACGGCCGCGTCTGGCTCGGCGACGAGAGCGGGACACCCACCGACACCGGCCTGACCCTGACCGCCGTACCTCGGCCGAAGTTCTACGACCTGACGACCGCCGAGGGCACCCCGTACGAGCACATCGCCCGCCTGCACGGGGCCGACGTCCTCGCCACCACCGTCGTCCAGACCTGTATCCGCTACGCCGAGTCCGACCGCTGCCGCTTCTGCACCATCGAGGAGTCCCTGCGCTCCGGCGCGACCACCGCCGCCAAGACCCCGGCACAACTCGCCGAAGTCGCCGAGGCGGCCGTCCGGTTGGACGGGGTCAGGCAGATGGTGATGACCACCGGTACGACGACCGGCCCGGACCGGGGCGCCCGCAACCTCGTACGCTCCGTGCGTGCCGTCCTCGACGCCGTGCCCGGCCTGCCCGTCCAGGTGCAGTGCGAACCGCCCGGCGACCTGGCGTGGATCCAGGAGCTGTACGACGCCGGGGCCACCGCCATCGGCATCCACGTCGAGTCCCTGGACGACGCCGTACGACGGCGCTGGATGCCCGGCAAGTCCACCGTCCCGCTGACGGAGTACGAGGCCGCGTGGGACGAGGCGGTCCGCGTGTTCGGACCCAACCGTGTCTCCACCTACCTCCTCGTCGGCCTCGGCGAGGACCCCGGCGAACTCATCGCCGGAGCGGGGGAGTTGATCGACCGGGGTGTCTATCCCTTCGTCGTCCCCTTCCGGCCGATGCACGGCACGCTCGCCGCCCGCGACGGAGCCCGGGCACCGGACGCCGAACTGCTGCGCCGCGTCACCGAGGGCGTCGCGGCGAAGCTCCGCGCGGCGGGTATGACCGGCGCCGACCAACGTGCGGGCTGCGCGGCCTGCGGCGCGTGCAGTGTGCTCAGGACGGCGGGTGGGTGA
- a CDS encoding MSMEG_0572/Sll0783 family nitrogen starvation response protein codes for MSETVTELSDVERKSLDEIPHPSLPEGSSIYGSTKVFPDYQAEDGETYFTLVHGIAHESSVSFVAVLQATRALRKGFETALYFYGPGSLNCLATRGFPTTGNSAFPGEHNINNQLKTFIAEGGKVFCCRFGLSLHGAREEDLIEGVIPTHPLDVQDALIHYARKGAVINSTYQL; via the coding sequence ATGTCCGAAACGGTCACCGAACTCAGCGACGTCGAACGGAAGTCCCTCGACGAGATCCCGCACCCCTCCCTCCCCGAGGGCTCCAGCATCTACGGCTCCACCAAGGTCTTCCCCGACTACCAGGCCGAGGACGGGGAGACCTACTTCACCCTCGTGCACGGCATCGCCCACGAGTCCTCGGTCTCCTTCGTCGCCGTCCTGCAGGCCACCCGAGCCCTGCGCAAGGGCTTCGAGACCGCCCTCTACTTCTACGGCCCCGGCTCCCTCAACTGCCTCGCCACCCGCGGCTTCCCGACCACGGGGAACTCCGCCTTCCCCGGCGAGCACAACATCAACAACCAGCTCAAGACGTTCATCGCCGAGGGCGGCAAGGTCTTCTGCTGCCGGTTCGGCCTGTCCCTGCACGGCGCCCGCGAGGAGGACCTGATCGAGGGCGTCATCCCCACCCACCCCCTCGACGTCCAGGACGCGCTGATCCACTACGCGCGCAAGGGCGCCGTCATCAACTCCACCTACCAGCTCTGA